The genomic segment CCGACTACGTCCGGTTCTTTAAGTTCGAGCCGGGCGCCCTCGGCCCCCCCGACCCCGACACGGCCCGGTACGACGGCGACCCCCACGAGACGGCCGCGTTCCTGGCCCACCTCGTCGCCGCGCACGACCCGGCCCTCGTCCGGCGGCTGAACGCCGCGCTCCGGGAGGGGCGCTACACCGACGACATCTGGCCGGCGCTGACCGGTCGATCGCTCCCCGAGTTGGGCGACGAGTGGCGGCGTACGCTCCGCCGCTGACCCGTTCGGCCGGCTCCCCGCCTTCTCCATCCTCTCCAGTTCGGTCCCGCGGTTCATTCATTCCGGTCACGTGGAGCTTTGTCATGATCTTCCCCCAATGGGCCGGTCGCCGGCGCGCGTTCACTCTGATCGAACTCCTGGTGGTGATCGCGATCATCGCGATCCTCATCGGGCTGCTCCTGCCCGCGGTGCAAAAAGTGCGCGAGGCGGCGGCGCGCATGAAGTGCACCAACAACCTCAAGCAGATCGGGCTGGCGATGCACAACTATCACGGCTCGTTCGAGCACTTCCCGGCGGCCCGCGCCACGTTCCCGGCGAGCCTCAGCAGCGCGCTCGGCGGGGCCGAGATGCCGGCCTTCCTGGAGTACGAGGCCGTCGATCAGGGGCCGATCGCGGCGGAGCAGATCGGCGGCTGGATGGTCCGGCTGCTCCCGTACGTCGAGCAGGACGCGGCGCAGAAGCTCGTCGTCGGGAAGTCCACCGCCGCGGACATCGGCGCGGGGTACTCGGCGCTGGCGGCGGTCACGGTGCCGGTCTACTTCTGCCCGTCGGCGGTCCCCCCGACGGCCGGGATCCCCCAGTCCGCGCCGCTGGCCCTGGTGAGCTACGCGGGGGTGACGGGGGGTAACGAGAACGTCGACCCGGCGACCGGGCCGATCGGGATGAACGCCAGCAACGGCATGTTCCCGGTCGTGACCCCGTTCGGCCCGAACCCGGGCGTCCGCCCGCAGGTGCGGTTCACCGACGTGACCGACGGGCTGAGCAACACGCTCGCGGTGGGCGAGCGGCACGTCACGCAGATGGGAACGACCTGGGTCGGGGCAGATTACCACACGCTCCTCGCGTTCCCGAATCAGAACTCGGTCGGCGGGTTCGGGCCGGGCGGGGCGTACACCCCGACCGCGTGCCCCAGCTCCCTGCCCGGGCGGTACGCGCCGTTCAGCGCCAGCGACCCGTGCAGCCAGGACCGGTTCAACAGCCCCCACCCCGGCGGCGGCAACTGGCTGCTGGGCGACGGCAGTGTCCGCTCGTTCGCCTTCACCGCGGGGGCGACCGTGCTCCCGGCGATGGTGACCATCAACGGCGGCGAGGTCGTGACCGAGTGATGCGGACCGGCGCCGGTCCGGTGTAATCGGTCCCGCATTCGGTCGGGGTGCGGGCGTTCCGTAAACAGGAGAGATCGCTCATGGGTGGGTTCCTCAGCGCGTCGGGGGTGCGGTGGGTCGCGGCGGCGGCGGTACTCGCCGCGGCCAGCGGGTGCGGGGCGTCGACCGCGGACGTGACGGGGACCGTCTCGTACCAGCAGCGCCCGGTCGTGTACGGCACCGTCAGCGTGATCGGGCCGGACCAGATGACCTACTACGGCGTGATCCAGCCGGACGGGACGTTCACCGTCGCCGGGGTGCCGGTCGGGCCGCTGAAGTTCGGCGTCTACAGTCCCGACCCGTTCTTCGAGCTGCCGATCCCGGCGGCGGAGAAGGCGAAGGCGGAGGAGGCGCGGCGCGCGTCCGGCATCCCGATCCCGCCCAAGCCGCCGAAGGGCCAGTGGTTCCGGCTGCCCCCGAAGTACGCCGACCCGCTGACGTCCGGCCTGACGGTCGACGCCACCGCCCGGAAGGCGGCGGTCGATCTCCGCCTGGACTAACCGGGGCGCGATTCCGGCTCTCCGCGATTGTGGCGCGCCGGGTTCTCGTACCCAAGACCCCATCGCGCCACGTGGGTGCGACCACCGAAAAAGGGACCGGTCGAAGCGCTCACCGGCCGGTCCCACCCGCGTGGGCTCGAATCGCTCTCCGCACGGCCTCGGTTTTTCAGAGAAGCGAAACGTCCGGAGGCGTGCG from the Frigoriglobus tundricola genome contains:
- a CDS encoding DUF1559 domain-containing protein — encoded protein: MIFPQWAGRRRAFTLIELLVVIAIIAILIGLLLPAVQKVREAAARMKCTNNLKQIGLAMHNYHGSFEHFPAARATFPASLSSALGGAEMPAFLEYEAVDQGPIAAEQIGGWMVRLLPYVEQDAAQKLVVGKSTAADIGAGYSALAAVTVPVYFCPSAVPPTAGIPQSAPLALVSYAGVTGGNENVDPATGPIGMNASNGMFPVVTPFGPNPGVRPQVRFTDVTDGLSNTLAVGERHVTQMGTTWVGADYHTLLAFPNQNSVGGFGPGGAYTPTACPSSLPGRYAPFSASDPCSQDRFNSPHPGGGNWLLGDGSVRSFAFTAGATVLPAMVTINGGEVVTE